Proteins encoded in a region of the Psychromicrobium lacuslunae genome:
- a CDS encoding isochorismate synthase: protein MTSTLGLVLRSLTVPLADAPSLDAALREDSLCWVLRDEGMVGFGALSEFSVRGPERFTQAHHWWATLTADAVIEDRVNLHGTGPIAFGSFTFSKVSEHDSRLIVPRLVLGLREGSAWLTMNSFQDDLSEERAKAELTEQLATPTSEQTHALADFELTTGSLSEAEWMAVVAAGVAAINAPTAGSRAVQKLVLARDIVARSAEPISRAKVLGQLISRYRECWTYGVGNFVGATPEMLVEIQSGVARARVLAGTVDRAGAPEDQDYPRRMLMNSEKQREEHEFAVKSLVRELAPFAADLSVPREPFVLELPNVWHLASDVSAELASSGDHLPGTLALLEALHPTAAVCGTPRLEAGALIRELEHLERGPYAGPVGWLDAHGNGEWGIGLRGAVLETAHTARLYAGCGIVGASDPASELAETWAKFRPMLQALGVQA from the coding sequence CTGACGAGTACGCTTGGACTCGTGCTGCGCAGTTTGACCGTCCCCCTCGCCGATGCCCCGTCTCTCGATGCGGCCCTCCGCGAGGACTCACTGTGCTGGGTTCTGCGAGACGAGGGAATGGTCGGCTTCGGCGCACTCAGCGAATTTTCGGTGCGCGGGCCAGAGCGGTTCACGCAGGCTCATCACTGGTGGGCCACGCTCACCGCGGACGCAGTGATTGAGGACAGGGTCAATCTTCACGGCACCGGCCCAATAGCCTTCGGCAGTTTCACTTTTTCGAAGGTTTCCGAGCATGACTCACGACTGATCGTGCCCCGTCTGGTGCTCGGCCTTCGCGAAGGTAGCGCCTGGCTGACCATGAATAGCTTCCAAGACGACCTCTCCGAAGAACGCGCCAAAGCCGAACTCACAGAGCAATTAGCAACCCCCACGAGCGAACAGACGCACGCTTTGGCCGACTTTGAGCTGACCACGGGTTCGCTCAGCGAAGCAGAGTGGATGGCGGTGGTGGCCGCCGGGGTGGCCGCCATTAACGCCCCGACAGCCGGTTCGCGGGCTGTGCAGAAGCTGGTGTTGGCCCGGGACATCGTAGCCCGCAGCGCCGAGCCGATCTCGCGAGCCAAGGTGCTCGGTCAATTGATCTCCCGCTATCGGGAGTGCTGGACCTATGGGGTCGGCAATTTTGTCGGCGCCACCCCGGAAATGCTGGTTGAGATCCAATCCGGCGTGGCCAGAGCACGAGTACTGGCTGGCACGGTCGATCGTGCGGGTGCCCCCGAGGATCAGGACTATCCCAGGCGAATGCTGATGAACTCGGAAAAACAACGTGAAGAGCATGAGTTCGCGGTGAAATCACTGGTTCGTGAATTGGCGCCTTTCGCCGCGGACCTTTCGGTGCCGAGGGAACCGTTCGTGCTGGAACTCCCCAATGTCTGGCATCTCGCCTCCGATGTCAGCGCGGAACTCGCGAGCAGCGGCGACCACTTGCCCGGCACCCTTGCCTTATTGGAGGCGCTGCATCCCACCGCGGCGGTCTGCGGAACGCCACGGCTGGAGGCCGGGGCATTGATTCGCGAATTGGAGCACCTGGAGCGCGGCCCCTACGCCGGTCCGGTGGGTTGGTTGGACGCTCATGGCAATGGCGAATGGGGCATTGGCCTGCGCGGGGCGGTGCTGGAAACAGCTCATACCGCGCGCCTCTATGCCGGCTGCGGAATAGTCGGCGCCTCCGACCCGGCTTCCGAACTCGCCGAAACCTGGGCGAAGTTCCGTCCAATGCTGCAGGCCTTAGGCGTCCAAGCCTAA
- a CDS encoding beta/gamma crystallin domain-containing protein, translating to MKILKLSTSVITALILGTSAALVAAPAANAANLVDCGSRTDFVKLFHDNGDTACFANSGTVIIPVNFRTTIYKITTGNNSITLSYSDGVKDFSQTYGKWSTVTRTSAMKFFKAINIL from the coding sequence ATGAAAATTCTAAAATTATCCACCAGCGTGATTACAGCATTGATTCTTGGCACTTCGGCGGCATTGGTTGCTGCCCCCGCAGCCAATGCCGCAAATTTAGTGGATTGTGGCAGTCGGACAGACTTTGTGAAATTATTCCACGACAACGGCGACACCGCATGCTTTGCGAATTCGGGAACGGTCATCATTCCCGTAAATTTCAGAACCACGATCTACAAAATTACCACCGGAAATAACTCGATCACCCTGAGTTACAGCGACGGAGTCAAGGACTTCTCTCAGACTTACGGGAAGTGGTCCACCGTCACGCGGACATCGGCCATGAAATTTTTCAAGGCAATAAACATTCTTTGA
- a CDS encoding ABC transporter substrate-binding protein, giving the protein MKITSKALAQSFAILAIGAIALTGCTNASQQQPSASSNGTASFDPTSVAKDDTLAAAVPSAIKTRGTLIVGADTSYAPAEFLGGADGRTPQGYDVDLGKAIAATLGLKLEVQTADFNGILPALGSKYDLGISSFTINPERLKAVNMVSYFNAGVLWAVPKGNPKKFSLDDICGKSIGVQTGTVEQDDVTARSKKCTDAGKPAINVVSLANQTDVTTRMVNGALDAMSADSPVTRYAISQTGDKLELLGAETDAAKQGIAVAKANTEFADLITKVVNKLITDGSYKKVLESWSNTEGAIEKAELNPVAAS; this is encoded by the coding sequence ATGAAAATCACATCTAAGGCGCTCGCTCAGTCGTTCGCCATCCTGGCCATCGGCGCCATCGCGCTAACCGGCTGCACGAATGCATCACAACAGCAACCCTCCGCCAGCTCAAACGGGACGGCCAGCTTCGATCCGACAAGCGTTGCCAAAGACGACACGCTTGCCGCCGCGGTTCCCAGCGCCATCAAAACCCGCGGCACCCTGATTGTCGGGGCCGATACTTCTTATGCGCCGGCTGAATTCTTGGGCGGTGCGGACGGCCGCACCCCGCAGGGGTACGACGTCGACCTGGGCAAGGCCATCGCCGCCACTTTGGGTCTGAAACTAGAAGTTCAGACCGCCGATTTCAACGGCATCTTGCCCGCTCTCGGCAGCAAATACGATCTAGGAATCTCCTCGTTCACGATCAATCCTGAACGACTCAAGGCAGTGAACATGGTGAGCTACTTCAACGCAGGCGTGTTGTGGGCGGTGCCGAAGGGAAACCCGAAGAAATTCAGCTTGGACGATATCTGCGGCAAATCGATTGGTGTACAAACCGGCACGGTAGAACAAGACGACGTGACAGCTCGTTCCAAGAAGTGCACCGATGCGGGCAAGCCCGCTATTAACGTGGTCAGCCTCGCCAACCAGACTGACGTAACCACGCGAATGGTTAACGGAGCGCTGGATGCGATGAGTGCTGATTCACCAGTGACTCGTTACGCGATCAGCCAGACCGGCGACAAATTGGAGCTTCTCGGCGCTGAGACCGACGCCGCGAAACAGGGCATCGCAGTTGCTAAGGCAAACACCGAATTTGCGGACCTCATCACCAAAGTCGTCAATAAGCTGATTACTGACGGAAGCTACAAGAAAGTCCTTGAGTCCTGGAGCAACACCGAGGGCGCCATTGAGAAGGCTGAGCTCAATCCGGTGGCCGCAAGTTGA
- a CDS encoding amino acid ABC transporter permease gives MSAPTSGVAGASTEDPQPHWIRSRGVPHPGRWVAIVIIALIVIAAANSIATNQNFRWDLVATYFMDVLVVQGVGWTLVLTVLSMVLAIVLALLLAVMRQSDNWILRWVSWFWVWFFRGTPVYTQLIFWGLVGVLYPKIAAGVPWGPELFSFGTTDFLNGLWPGVIGLWPAILGLGLNESAYLAEIFRAGLKSVDGGQMEAAEALGMRKSKIMTRIILPQAMRVIVPPTGNETIGMLKTTSLVLAVPFTFDLTFATSAIANRIYLPIPLLIVAALWYLIITSVLMVGQHFVEKHFGKGVDNLVPAPVAATKATAAAHAQSEADAAASPASGEGK, from the coding sequence TTGAGTGCACCAACTTCCGGCGTGGCTGGGGCTAGCACTGAGGACCCCCAGCCGCACTGGATTCGATCTCGCGGTGTCCCGCATCCGGGCCGTTGGGTTGCCATCGTCATTATCGCCCTGATCGTGATCGCGGCGGCCAATAGCATCGCTACCAACCAGAATTTTCGCTGGGATCTGGTGGCAACCTATTTCATGGACGTTCTTGTGGTCCAGGGTGTGGGCTGGACACTAGTACTGACCGTGCTGTCCATGGTGTTGGCTATTGTGCTAGCTCTTTTACTGGCCGTGATGAGGCAATCGGATAACTGGATTCTGCGCTGGGTCAGTTGGTTCTGGGTCTGGTTCTTCCGCGGTACTCCGGTGTACACCCAGCTTATTTTTTGGGGTCTAGTCGGAGTGCTTTATCCCAAGATCGCGGCTGGCGTGCCCTGGGGCCCGGAGCTATTCAGCTTCGGTACCACCGATTTTTTGAACGGGCTCTGGCCAGGAGTGATCGGCCTCTGGCCCGCCATTCTTGGTTTGGGGCTAAACGAGTCCGCCTACCTCGCTGAAATATTTCGTGCTGGTCTGAAGTCTGTCGATGGCGGCCAGATGGAGGCCGCCGAGGCGCTCGGGATGCGTAAGAGCAAAATCATGACGCGGATCATTCTGCCGCAGGCCATGCGGGTCATTGTGCCGCCAACCGGCAATGAAACGATAGGCATGCTGAAGACAACTTCACTCGTGCTCGCAGTGCCTTTTACTTTTGACCTAACCTTTGCCACCAGTGCAATCGCCAACCGCATCTATCTACCGATTCCACTGCTCATCGTCGCCGCGCTCTGGTACCTGATCATCACCAGTGTGTTGATGGTTGGTCAGCACTTTGTCGAGAAGCATTTCGGTAAGGGCGTTGACAACCTTGTGCCGGCGCCTGTGGCAGCAACCAAGGCAACGGCCGCCGCTCATGCGCAGTCTGAGGCCGATGCCGCGGCCTCGCCAGCCAGCGGAGAGGGGAAATAG
- a CDS encoding amino acid ABC transporter ATP-binding protein, whose protein sequence is MTLVRIEGVHKTFGQHHVLRGIDMTIKQGEVSVIIGPSGSGKSTLLRCVNKMESISAGRIHVRDELIGYREVNGQLHDLNPRQIAAQRREIGMVFQRFNLFPHKTALQNVMEAPIQVKKIAKSEARRKALELLEQVGLADRAGHYPAQLSGGQQQRVAIARALAMEPELMLFDEPTSALDPELVGDVLQVMKDLAKSGMTMMVVTHEIGFAREVGDTLSFMDGGVVVESGDPREMITNPQHSRTKEFLSRVL, encoded by the coding sequence ATGACATTAGTACGCATTGAAGGGGTTCATAAGACCTTCGGTCAGCATCACGTGCTACGTGGCATCGATATGACCATCAAACAGGGCGAGGTTTCGGTGATTATCGGGCCCTCCGGTTCCGGAAAGTCCACCTTGCTGCGCTGCGTCAATAAGATGGAATCGATCAGCGCGGGGCGGATTCATGTCCGCGACGAACTGATCGGGTACCGCGAGGTAAACGGTCAATTGCATGACCTAAACCCCCGTCAAATCGCTGCACAACGCCGCGAAATCGGCATGGTCTTCCAGCGCTTCAACCTGTTTCCCCACAAAACTGCGCTGCAGAACGTGATGGAAGCACCGATTCAGGTGAAGAAAATCGCCAAGTCAGAAGCGCGAAGGAAGGCTTTGGAGCTCTTGGAGCAGGTGGGGCTAGCGGATCGTGCAGGACACTATCCAGCGCAGCTCTCCGGTGGCCAGCAGCAGCGGGTCGCGATCGCCCGAGCCTTGGCGATGGAACCAGAGTTGATGCTCTTTGACGAGCCAACCTCGGCGCTCGACCCCGAGCTCGTTGGCGACGTGCTGCAAGTCATGAAGGACTTGGCGAAGTCCGGGATGACCATGATGGTGGTGACGCACGAAATCGGCTTCGCCCGCGAAGTCGGTGACACCTTGAGCTTCATGGACGGCGGCGTGGTGGTGGAGTCTGGGGATCCCCGAGAGATGATCACCAATCCGCAACACAGCAGGACCAAGGAGTTCCTCAGCCGAGTGCTCTGA
- the menD gene encoding 2-succinyl-5-enolpyruvyl-6-hydroxy-3-cyclohexene-1-carboxylic-acid synthase has translation MDVARRVVSELAAGGIRQLVLAPGSRSAPLAYALAEAEAELQTLVRIDERAAAFTALGLSLASGLPVAVLTTSGTAVGNLMPAVMEANHAGVPLIVLSADRPEELRGTGANQTTDQVDLFGSHLRFAADLAAGQDPQKAVQTGLDAAKGLLSGVPRGPVQLNLSFRDPLTPALDGSDFQPTAIRQTAVHSSRRPVESLAAPRSTAPRRTVVLAGHAATAQAEEFARLHGLPLLAEPSSDARFGPHAVGPYRLLLEHFGAQIERVVVFGRPTLSRPVAALLNRQDLPRALYLPEPVAWFQAGRRSERLIHQLTELSDFAGLAAEGWLQSWQQASRAAETALAEVLADDLSGLQLAAEVWRQPVEQLVLGSSNPIRDVDLAGTPGVLSPRVFANRGLAGIDGTVSTASGVALATDKPTRLLLGDLTLLHDAGGLLLPRGERVPDLQIIVLNDAGGGIFSVLEHGALGEQPAYASAVERLFGTAQDVGLEQLAAAYGVQYRLIGSRTELVEALQAPFHGRSVLEIRTERSALRGLHDRVKTAINEGLRALG, from the coding sequence ATGGATGTCGCCCGCCGAGTGGTGAGCGAACTGGCTGCCGGGGGTATCCGCCAGCTGGTGCTAGCGCCCGGTTCCCGAAGTGCGCCGCTGGCGTACGCGCTGGCGGAAGCCGAGGCAGAACTGCAGACCCTGGTCAGGATCGATGAACGGGCAGCGGCCTTTACCGCGCTCGGGCTTTCGCTAGCCTCTGGCCTCCCCGTCGCCGTACTCACTACCTCCGGTACCGCAGTAGGGAACCTGATGCCCGCAGTAATGGAAGCAAATCATGCTGGCGTTCCCCTGATCGTGCTCTCCGCGGATCGGCCGGAAGAGCTGAGAGGGACTGGCGCGAACCAAACCACCGATCAGGTCGACCTATTTGGCTCACACCTTCGCTTCGCGGCTGACCTGGCAGCCGGGCAGGACCCGCAGAAAGCTGTGCAAACCGGGTTAGACGCGGCAAAAGGGTTACTGAGTGGGGTGCCTCGTGGCCCAGTCCAGTTGAATCTTTCCTTCCGAGATCCACTCACCCCAGCACTGGACGGCAGCGACTTTCAACCGACCGCCATCCGCCAGACGGCTGTGCATTCCTCCCGAAGGCCCGTCGAATCCTTAGCCGCACCGCGTTCCACTGCACCTCGGCGAACGGTGGTCTTAGCGGGACACGCTGCCACCGCCCAAGCCGAGGAGTTTGCCCGCCTGCACGGGTTACCGCTATTGGCCGAACCGTCCTCCGATGCGCGCTTTGGCCCTCATGCGGTCGGCCCCTACCGGCTGTTACTTGAACACTTCGGTGCGCAGATTGAACGGGTGGTGGTTTTTGGTCGGCCGACGCTTTCACGCCCAGTCGCCGCGCTACTGAATCGGCAGGATCTGCCCAGAGCGCTTTATCTTCCGGAGCCGGTGGCGTGGTTCCAAGCGGGACGCCGTAGCGAGCGGCTGATTCATCAATTGACCGAACTCAGCGACTTCGCCGGGCTGGCCGCGGAGGGCTGGCTACAGAGTTGGCAGCAGGCAAGTCGGGCTGCGGAGACCGCGCTGGCTGAGGTGTTGGCCGACGATCTGAGTGGCCTACAACTGGCGGCCGAGGTCTGGCGACAACCGGTGGAGCAACTGGTGCTGGGTTCATCGAACCCGATTCGGGATGTCGATCTGGCCGGGACTCCGGGGGTGCTTAGCCCGCGCGTCTTTGCCAATAGAGGATTGGCCGGGATCGATGGCACCGTCTCGACCGCGAGCGGAGTCGCCTTAGCAACTGATAAACCGACTCGGCTCTTGCTAGGCGATCTGACCCTGCTGCACGACGCTGGCGGGTTGCTATTGCCGCGCGGTGAGCGGGTGCCCGATCTTCAGATCATTGTGCTCAACGATGCGGGGGGTGGCATTTTCAGCGTGCTTGAGCATGGCGCACTGGGCGAACAACCAGCGTATGCGTCCGCCGTGGAGCGTCTCTTCGGTACCGCCCAGGACGTCGGGCTCGAGCAGTTAGCGGCGGCTTATGGCGTGCAATACCGGTTGATCGGTAGCAGGACTGAGCTGGTAGAAGCGCTGCAGGCCCCGTTCCACGGCCGTTCGGTGCTGGAAATTCGCACCGAACGATCCGCTTTGCGGGGCCTGCACGACCGGGTGAAAACCGCGATCAACGAAGGGCTCAGAGCACTCGGCTGA
- a CDS encoding o-succinylbenzoate synthase: MRTRFRGIDLRETVLLQGPLGWAEFGPFAEYQDDESALWLAAAIEAGWQGFPTALRNSIPVNATMPAVPADQVPEILAAFGEVPAVKIKVAEVGQSLQDDIDRVAAVRQAAPEAVLRIDANAGWQLQTALEALRRLADFGLEYAEQPVPGIEGLASLRAALLAEQIPIRIAADESVRKESDPLAVARAAAADLIVVKVAPLGGVRRALEIVREAGLPAVVSSALDTSVGIRAGLALAAALPELPFACGLGTVALFEQDVCAPALLPRAGEIELSETVPDPELLQKYRLPEDRVRWWEARLRRVHAQLSQRVM; this comes from the coding sequence ATGCGCACCCGGTTCCGAGGCATCGACCTTCGTGAGACTGTGCTGCTGCAAGGCCCGCTGGGCTGGGCCGAATTCGGCCCCTTTGCCGAGTATCAGGATGATGAATCGGCACTCTGGCTCGCCGCCGCCATTGAGGCTGGTTGGCAGGGATTCCCGACCGCCCTGCGTAATAGCATCCCGGTGAACGCCACGATGCCAGCGGTTCCGGCGGATCAAGTGCCGGAGATTCTGGCCGCCTTCGGCGAAGTCCCGGCGGTCAAGATCAAGGTTGCCGAAGTTGGACAGAGTTTGCAGGACGATATTGACCGGGTCGCTGCGGTACGCCAGGCCGCGCCCGAGGCGGTGCTGCGAATTGATGCGAATGCTGGCTGGCAGCTGCAAACGGCCCTCGAAGCATTGCGTAGACTAGCTGACTTTGGCCTTGAGTACGCCGAACAACCGGTGCCGGGTATCGAGGGGCTGGCTAGCTTGCGAGCGGCACTGCTGGCCGAACAGATCCCGATCAGAATCGCCGCTGATGAGAGCGTGCGTAAGGAAAGTGACCCGCTTGCGGTTGCCCGCGCGGCTGCTGCCGATCTGATCGTGGTTAAGGTTGCGCCGCTCGGAGGGGTGCGGCGTGCTCTCGAAATTGTCCGAGAAGCCGGGCTGCCCGCGGTAGTGAGTTCGGCACTCGATACCTCGGTGGGAATCCGTGCCGGACTGGCCCTTGCCGCCGCCCTGCCCGAGTTACCGTTTGCTTGCGGCCTGGGCACGGTGGCGCTCTTCGAGCAGGACGTCTGCGCGCCCGCGCTGCTGCCGCGTGCGGGCGAAATCGAGTTGTCAGAAACTGTCCCGGACCCTGAGCTGCTGCAAAAATACCGACTCCCCGAGGATCGGGTGCGCTGGTGGGAAGCCCGCCTCCGTCGAGTCCACGCCCAGCTGTCCCAACGAGTGATGTGA
- a CDS encoding TetR/AcrR family transcriptional regulator, producing the protein MPQKTVQDRAKVKQQRIVDAALTLLRTEGPAGITLRAVAAEAGVPASSVAYYYPTLVELIQEAFATYLRALAATIESAAEAAISDPQDFRTMAAVLAAQVTSRDGAALLPLLETYLAVAREPTLYPDAARQLAEIPLSVDRFLAAHGFRDSEDLAHAIISLIEGYALRRALVGGSAGADRASLQQALEFLFAGNLAKDD; encoded by the coding sequence TTGCCACAAAAAACCGTGCAAGATCGTGCCAAGGTCAAACAACAGCGAATCGTCGATGCTGCGCTGACCTTGCTCCGCACTGAGGGGCCTGCAGGAATTACCCTGCGCGCGGTCGCCGCCGAAGCCGGCGTCCCCGCCTCGAGCGTCGCCTACTACTACCCCACTCTGGTGGAGCTGATTCAGGAAGCCTTTGCCACCTATTTGCGCGCACTGGCGGCAACCATAGAGTCGGCGGCCGAAGCAGCAATCAGCGATCCCCAGGATTTCCGCACCATGGCGGCAGTGCTGGCTGCGCAGGTTACGTCCCGAGACGGCGCAGCGCTACTGCCGCTACTAGAAACCTATCTGGCAGTCGCCCGGGAACCAACGCTCTACCCGGACGCCGCCCGCCAGCTAGCCGAAATCCCGCTCTCGGTTGATCGATTCCTCGCTGCCCACGGATTCCGTGACAGCGAAGACTTGGCGCATGCGATTATTTCGCTGATCGAAGGCTACGCCTTGCGCCGTGCTCTGGTGGGTGGTTCCGCCGGTGCTGATCGAGCATCCCTACAGCAAGCCTTGGAGTTCTTATTCGCCGGAAACCTTGCGAAAGACGACTAA
- a CDS encoding phosphatase PAP2 family protein has product MKSRSSSQPTTRPGPFFLAAAFAVLGVIGTYLYFVHTTTGQYIDESALVEAAVPREKIGLQVSYFLDLLPIISVVIGLVVILFVTIFRKRWLASGIAILAMAGANLSTQLFKSALPVRPDQGIATLNFNSLPSGHSTLAASAAAAVFLVVSPRWRPFAAFIGGSFAILSGSSTLINQWHRPADVLAAYLVVAAWTCIAGWLILRSGRSWNVWQGYSAHWASSRLWPLLSALLGVAAAVLATIVLGRLATPGTQSSTDYFFSGVAMIVIAGYLLTVAGILLFSFAARRPRLSSG; this is encoded by the coding sequence GTGAAGTCCCGTTCGAGCAGTCAGCCCACTACCCGGCCAGGTCCTTTTTTCCTGGCCGCAGCATTCGCTGTGCTCGGAGTGATCGGCACCTATCTCTACTTCGTGCACACCACCACCGGGCAGTACATCGACGAATCGGCGCTGGTTGAAGCCGCCGTGCCACGTGAGAAAATTGGTCTGCAAGTCTCCTATTTCTTAGACCTGCTGCCCATCATCTCGGTGGTGATCGGATTAGTGGTGATTTTGTTTGTCACTATTTTTCGGAAACGATGGCTGGCTTCTGGCATTGCCATCCTGGCAATGGCTGGCGCCAACCTGAGCACGCAGCTATTCAAGTCCGCACTTCCGGTCCGCCCCGACCAGGGCATCGCGACCTTGAATTTCAACTCTCTGCCCTCCGGGCACAGCACGCTTGCGGCTAGCGCCGCGGCCGCTGTTTTCCTGGTGGTGAGTCCGCGCTGGCGTCCCTTCGCTGCTTTTATCGGCGGCAGCTTCGCCATCCTGTCAGGCAGCTCTACCTTGATTAACCAATGGCATCGTCCGGCCGATGTGCTGGCCGCCTACCTGGTGGTAGCTGCTTGGACCTGCATTGCAGGCTGGCTCATTCTGCGTTCCGGCCGCTCCTGGAACGTTTGGCAAGGCTACTCCGCTCACTGGGCCTCGAGCCGCTTGTGGCCACTCCTTTCGGCGTTACTGGGGGTTGCCGCCGCGGTGCTCGCCACCATCGTGCTCGGCAGGCTGGCAACACCAGGAACGCAAAGCAGCACCGACTATTTTTTCTCCGGCGTAGCAATGATCGTGATTGCCGGCTATTTATTGACGGTGGCTGGGATTCTGCTCTTCAGTTTTGCAGCCCGACGCCCACGGCTTAGCTCAGGCTGA
- a CDS encoding MFS transporter, giving the protein MPRVSHDGAEFSFKKIAIPAFGPSILFGVGEGAILPVIALSARDLGASVAVAALVVTLIGVGSLISNIPASIVTDRYGERWSIVGAAVLSMLAMLLCVFAPNLWVYGLGVLLIGAASAVFNLARQKYLTEAVPLKYRARALSTLGGVMRIGIFIGPFIGALAINFFHLAGAYWVGVVAVIIAGLIALSMPDLVHTAAGDGALASPTLRSTLLDHRKVFLSIGIGVLLVGAVRASRQAVLPLWAEGLGLDPSTTSLIYGLSGAIDMLVFYPAGKLMDRRGRAWVAVPSMVLMGISLLLMPLTSGAFGLLLVALLIGFGNGIGSGVVMTLGADYSPARGRAQFLGIWRFLADLGAFSGPALLSGITAILSLSVGIAATGLIGLGAAAVLWYWIPRTPKISA; this is encoded by the coding sequence CTGCCAAGAGTGAGTCATGACGGTGCCGAATTCAGTTTCAAGAAGATTGCTATCCCCGCTTTCGGACCCTCAATCCTCTTCGGCGTCGGTGAAGGCGCAATCTTGCCGGTGATTGCACTCAGCGCCCGCGACCTCGGGGCAAGCGTGGCCGTCGCGGCCCTGGTGGTAACGCTGATCGGTGTCGGTTCCCTGATTAGCAATATCCCGGCCTCCATCGTGACCGACCGATACGGGGAGCGATGGTCCATCGTGGGGGCTGCCGTGCTGAGCATGCTGGCCATGTTGCTCTGCGTATTCGCGCCAAACCTCTGGGTTTACGGTCTGGGAGTGCTGTTGATCGGCGCCGCCTCGGCGGTATTTAACCTGGCTCGGCAGAAGTATCTGACCGAGGCTGTGCCGCTCAAATATCGCGCGAGAGCACTCTCAACGCTCGGTGGAGTGATGCGGATTGGGATCTTTATTGGTCCGTTCATTGGCGCGCTGGCGATCAATTTCTTCCACCTGGCTGGGGCTTACTGGGTCGGCGTGGTGGCGGTCATCATCGCGGGTCTGATCGCTCTCAGCATGCCGGACCTGGTGCATACAGCTGCCGGTGACGGCGCGCTGGCAAGTCCGACGCTGCGAAGCACTCTGCTGGATCATCGGAAGGTTTTTCTGAGTATTGGTATTGGCGTGTTGTTAGTCGGGGCGGTGCGAGCTTCACGGCAGGCGGTGTTACCGCTTTGGGCCGAAGGGCTGGGCCTGGATCCTAGTACCACCTCGCTGATTTACGGCCTCTCCGGAGCTATTGACATGCTGGTTTTCTACCCCGCGGGAAAGTTGATGGATCGACGCGGTCGCGCCTGGGTGGCGGTGCCCTCGATGGTGTTAATGGGGATTTCCCTGCTGCTAATGCCGCTCACTAGCGGGGCATTCGGCTTGCTTTTGGTGGCGCTGCTGATCGGCTTCGGAAATGGCATCGGTTCGGGAGTGGTGATGACCCTGGGAGCGGATTATTCGCCGGCGCGTGGTCGCGCGCAGTTCCTCGGCATTTGGCGCTTTTTGGCCGATCTCGGGGCTTTCTCGGGCCCCGCCTTGCTTTCCGGCATCACTGCGATACTGAGCCTCAGTGTTGGTATTGCGGCTACCGGACTGATCGGTCTAGGCGCGGCGGCGGTGCTTTGGTACTGGATTCCGCGGACGCCAAAAATTTCAGCCTGA